Genomic segment of Dehalococcoidales bacterium:
GAATACTAACGGGGTTAATGTAACAGCTTTACGAATCCTCTCCTCTAACGCAAACATTCGCACGATCACCTTTGGCGCAAGTGCCATTAGTCTTTCAGGCACCGGAACTCCAGTCATTGATTTTGCCATTCCAACAAATTTGACCTTTACCTGTGGAACATCTGTAATAACCTTAGTTGGAGCATCTCCAGCTGTCAATGGTGGAGGAGTTACCTTTTTTAGTATGCTACCTAACGCTGTTTCCGGAACTTTGGTAATAACCGGAGCCAACACCTTTACCACTTTAACCATTACGAACACGGCGGCAAAATTAGCCACTGTTACTCTTGCCGCTAATATTACTATAACCGGAACATTTACAACTGCTGCTAACTCCATTACAAATAGAATCTTTGTAAGTTCGGATACTCCTGGAACGGCCAGAACCATTACTGCCGCAGTTGTTTTAATTACCAATACCGATTTTATGGATATTGCTGGAGCTGGAGCAGCCGCTCCCTTTACCTCCGTAACAACCATTGGAGATTGCCTTGGAAACTCCGGAATTACCCCAACGGCTGCTGTTACTCGCTACGCTGTTCTTGCTGGTAACTGGTCTAACACCGCCATTTGGAGCAACGCCTCTGGCGGAGCTGGCGGAGCAACCGTCCCATTGCCGCAAGATACTGTAGTCCTTGATGGCAACTCTGGAGTCGGCACAATCACCTGTGATATGCCAAGAATGGGTGTAAGTGTAACCTGCACGGGCTACCTTGGAACCCTGGCGTTCTCTTCAACTCCTAACACCATCTACGGCAATGTTGCCTGGTCTTATTCAATGACCATTTCCGGAACACAACCTCTGACGGTTGCCGGTAGAGGCGCTCAGACATACGCCAGTTTAGGGCGGGTACATACTATGTCTGTTGTTATTCAAGCCCCTGGCGGCGGGTATACTCTACAGGATAATTTTAGCGGAACCACGCTGGGCGGAACTGCTGGTAGTTTAACAACCGGAGGCTTCACTGTTTCAGCAGCATTTGCAGTGGCAAGTGGAACCTTTACGGTAACAGATAACATTGTAATAACCGTCCAAGGGTCGGCAAATGGTGTTGCTATTGCAGGCGGAACAACTACATTCTCTGGGACGGTAAATGTTATTGCATTTACAGGAAGAGGGGTCTATCTAACAGGAGGAACTACTACCTTTTCTGCCGCTGTCACTGTTACTACGACTACTGGAAGCGGAGTAGAACTGGGAGTAACTAACGTTATTGCAACATTTACATCTATTACCATTACAACAACCGCGGGGTCTGGATTATCTATAGGAGGACTACCCACAACCTTAACGGTCACTGGAAATATTGTAATAACCACTACTAGTGGGTCTGGGATTAACCTGAATTCCAATGCAACTACAACTGCCTTTGCTGGAACTATAACCGTATCAACTACTACTGGAGCTGTTGTATCAGGAAGTGGAGCTATAACTCTACCAACCTTGATTTGCCCTTCTCCAACTGTCAGTATAACAACCGCTACTTTTATTCCTATTATCCAAATAACCAACGGTGCTGGAGCAGCTGTTTCATTGAGTACAAATGTAAGCATCGGAACGCTTACTTTTACAGCCGCTTCAACTGTTACCTTATTGGGTTCGGTAACAATTAAGAACTTGGCGGGAGCTGCTAGCGCCTTTACAGTAACAACTGGCGCTGCATACCCCACAATAATAGCTTCTGGTTCCATGTCTAGCCTAACTATAAACGTCCCAATCCCAGGTGGAGCGCCTTGTACAATAGGTTCAGACTTAACCATAACCGGAGCCTTAACTTTAACTGCGGGAACGCTCATTAACTCTGGTCATAACATAACCGCTGGAAGTTTTAGTTCTTCTGGAACCGGCGCACGTTATTTAGCTTCTTCTGGTGTTTTGACTCTAACAGGAGTCGGCACAGTCTGGGATACCTCGACCGCTACTAACCTGAGTTTGGATTTATCAGGTTGCCGCATCGTTATCAGTGACGCTACCGCAGCGGTTAAGACCTTCTCAGGCGGCGGTCTGACCTACCACGATATATGGCTGTCCGGAGCGGGAGAGTTCGATTTTGTCGGCTCCAATACTTTCAATAACTTTGTCTGTAATACTGCTGGAGCTACTTTAGGCTTTACCAATGGCACAACAACCACTGTCAGAGCGTTCCTGGTCAGCGGAACATCAGTAAGCGATATAACCATGACCGGCCTGGCCGGAGGAGACTATACCATTGCTCTTGCCGGGGGCGGTACCACCAGCTCGGATTACCTGTCAATCGATCACTGCACCGGATCCCCGGCTGCCACGTTCTATGTAGGCTCTCACAGCACAGACAACGGCAGCAACCACGATCTGAGCTTTACTGATAATGCAACTCCTCCCAGGGCGACATTGGATAGGTATGGGTTGAGTTATCTCGACGGGACAAAGCAGTTTAGCAGGAATTAAGGGAGGTCTATTATGATCGGCATTAAAATTACGAACGTTCCCAGCAGCCTGAACGCGAAGAGCTGGTACCCGATTCTTTATCTGGGAGGATCTTATTATCTACCTCCGGAAAGCTTTGGTTTTTCTGAGGCCGCGGAGCTGGACGTAGACACCGACTCCTATCATGCCAGGATCGTGCTCAGTTCGGCGGTTCCTCCTGGCCAGGTGTCACTTTATCATAAAGACGTGTATGATGTTGTTCTGGAGGACGGCAAGGTTTATACTTTCGATTATACAGCAGGGAAATTTGCGGGAGGAACGCCAGTTGCTGTTATATTGGGGTGTATAGCAGGAGCAGCTTTGCTCACCGGTATTATCCTGGCTGCTAGAAGATAGGGGGACGGTAATATGAAAGGTAGGACGGTAGCAATAATAAGCGGGGTCCTGGGCGGCCTGGGATTAGGCGCCTGGGCCATTGCCAGGGCCGCTAAGGCCGGCGGACAGGAAGAACCTGGTACTGCTCCCCTTGCCGGCTTTTCGGCCAGTATAGGGGCCGGCTACGCGCCCTTAAGCGTTAAATTTACCGATGCCTCCACCGGGGATATCATCAGCCGGTCCTGGGATTTCGGGGACGGCGGCACATCGATTGAGAAGTCCCCTACCCATATATTTACTACACCGGGGGTTTATGAAGTAGTCTTGGCCGTTACCGGCCCGGGTGGCCAGGACTCGGCCTCCCTTCAAATAGAGGTATTGGACAGCGGTGAGCCGGAGGAGCCTGAAGAGCCGGAGGAGCCGGGCGCAGGTAGATTAACGGTCAAATCGACTCCGGCCGGAGCCTCTGTTACAATAGATGGAGTTTATGTCGGTATTACTCCTGTTCTGAAAACGTTTACTACGTCTACCTCTCACTCTGTTTTGATCAGTAAATCCGGATACCAGGATGTCACTGTTTCGAAATATGTCGAGCCTGGCGATGATCTGGAAATCAATCTAACGCTCACACCGGTCGAGCCTGCTGAGCAGCCAGTGTATTCGAATAGCGATATTGATATCTACGCCCACTGGGAGGCAGCTACCGGCGTATATCTCAGAGTTAAGAATAAGAATATCCGGGCCGGAACACCGCCCAGGGATCTGGTCTGTATCTTCGGTTGCGGTGCAATGTTAAATGCTGTCGGAGGCGCAGCCAATCCGGTGCAAAACGCTTATGGCCAGATAGTGCCTGGAACCAGTGTTTTAATGGCCAGTATGGACTGGTATCAAACTTTTCCGCAAAAAGACGGAGAGAAAAGCTATTTTATACCATGGGAAATCATGCACCCGTCGCTGCCTAACCAATACATACGTGCTATAAATGGCGGCTGGGTTGATCTGCCACTGGTATTAGATGGTACCCTTCAAATAAGCTGGGTCAGAGACGACGGCGCCATTAACGGACAACCGCTGAGGCATTATAGTAATATCGAGATACATGAGGGATAGATGGGTAATAAGGGATTAATAATAGGCGGTATTTTAACCGTGGCAGCCATAGCCGGGGTTATGCTGGCCTCGCGAAAGAGCCAGGCGGCAGAAGAAGAGGAACCGCCGGCAGCTCCGATCGCCGGCTTTTCTGCTAATGTCGCCTCCGGGGACGCTCCGCTTACGGTCCAGTTCACCGATACTTCCAGTGGAGAAATTACAGCCAGGTTATGGGATTTTGGTGATGGCGCCACATCCACCGAATTAAATCCGTCTCATGTATTTACTCAACCAGGAGGCTATACAGTGGCATTAACAGTAACGGGGCCCGGGGGATCCGACGCGGCAGAGCTGGAAATAGCAGTCAACCAGGCGCAGTCGGGTGGTAATTACTGCTGTCCTTATTATAATGGTATAGGGAACAATCCGGACGCTACTCAGCAATGTTTTGAAACCTGGCTGGAATTAGCCGGTCATATATTAAATCAGCATCCGGGCAACCGGATTCCGATGGAGAGTTAAGGAGGAGTCGTTATGCCTACTTTTATTCCTGGGTCAACACACACAGCTCATGTCACCTTCACACTGAAGCCGTCCGGCATGGCCGGCACCGTCCACCTGTTTCTGGCAACGAAAGATGCTGCCAATAATCCCGTGACAGTCGCGGTTAATATGGCAGAGGTTTCGTTCACCTCGACCGGTGCCTCTCAGAGGGTGGACATTCCTGGAGTCGTTATGCCTGCTGCAGGGACACTGGCCATTTATGCCTTTGCCGATGTTAAGATCGGCGGTGTAAGTGTCTACCCGCTCTTCTCTGAAACAGCGATCGATGTACTGGGCGGCAGCGGCGGCGGTATCAGCTGGGACTAGAAGGAGACCAATGTGCCGACATTTTCACCCGGAACCGTGCATACGGCTCACCTGCCGGTGGTTGTTACGCCGGCAGGTTTAGCTTGTACATTGGAATTTTATCTTGTTAAATACGGGAGCTCAAGTAAAGTGGCCACATCCGGAAATATCGCTTTTACGTCAACGGGGGCAGAACAAAGGGTAAATGGCAATCTTTCCATGCCCTCTGTTATGGATGGGTATTATGTGTTCGCCCTTCTGGCATTTCCGGGGATCGGATACTCTTTTAATCCCTGGAATAAAGGTGCCATAGCGGTACTGAGGGGTTACACTGGCGAGTGCATCGA
This window contains:
- a CDS encoding PKD domain-containing protein, translated to MKGRTVAIISGVLGGLGLGAWAIARAAKAGGQEEPGTAPLAGFSASIGAGYAPLSVKFTDASTGDIISRSWDFGDGGTSIEKSPTHIFTTPGVYEVVLAVTGPGGQDSASLQIEVLDSGEPEEPEEPEEPGAGRLTVKSTPAGASVTIDGVYVGITPVLKTFTTSTSHSVLISKSGYQDVTVSKYVEPGDDLEINLTLTPVEPAEQPVYSNSDIDIYAHWEAATGVYLRVKNKNIRAGTPPRDLVCIFGCGAMLNAVGGAANPVQNAYGQIVPGTSVLMASMDWYQTFPQKDGEKSYFIPWEIMHPSLPNQYIRAINGGWVDLPLVLDGTLQISWVRDDGAINGQPLRHYSNIEIHEG
- a CDS encoding PKD domain-containing protein codes for the protein MGNKGLIIGGILTVAAIAGVMLASRKSQAAEEEEPPAAPIAGFSANVASGDAPLTVQFTDTSSGEITARLWDFGDGATSTELNPSHVFTQPGGYTVALTVTGPGGSDAAELEIAVNQAQSGGNYCCPYYNGIGNNPDATQQCFETWLELAGHILNQHPGNRIPMES